TTCATCCTCCTAGGACACAAAGTTTACAACTTATTTGTGTCTAGGAAAATCTGGTCGATTCATTAAGATGAATCAACCATTTGCGTTCTTTTTCGATGCAGACCATTCTGAACTAGGAAGTTATTATGGTCCACCATGTACTTCTAAAATTGTGTCCGCAGCAGAGTCAAGTGCGCAAATTGTGAATACACAGGTCTTAAGAGGCGATATCATGCCTTACTTATTAGCAAATAAAATAAGTGAGGTATCAAAAGGCAAGTCGAAAAGTACAAGTAGTTTTATGGTAAGCCACTCTATGTCGCTTGATAAGGAGCTATACAAACTTATTCTATGTGATTTTTCTGAATCTTTAGATGAGGGTTGGAATACGGTCGATACAGTCAATTTTCCATTCAAAATGGCTAGAACCAATATATGGTGCATTGTACTGACTAGCATTTCTCAAGAGTTGGCAGCCGAAATTGATCAAAAAACTAATACGTACCTCCCATATTTAGGCGCGTGTTTAATTGATACTGGTAACCCTCTCCATTTGAGGTTATTTCAACTTCAGCTAATGGATGGAGCTTTTATTCAAAATAATCAATTCTATTATCGGTCAGATTATATAGATGATTATGAAGAAGATTTATCATCAGCAGAATCATATGGCTCAATGAGTAAACCTATATTGTTGGAACCAGAGAATTTCGTTGCCAAGGCACCCCATTCGATTGAAGCTTCAACCACTTCTATACGGGGGGCTTTATCCATGGCTAGGATTAACGGTAAATCTCAGCCTACCCATAGTCAGAAAGTAGCTCGTGAACTATTAGATTACCTTCAAGGTAACCCTGAAATCGAAGATGTATATTATAAGGTTAACTTTAATCATAAATATGGTGACTTCGTTTGCGAGAAGAATAAAGTTAAAAATTACCTTCTAAATTTAGACCATTCAGATGGCGGTTCTAAAGCTAAATTTTTCATTAATACCTTAGGAATCAAGCGTGAAGACTGGAGGTACCTTGCCGATCAAATATCAGGTGCTATGAAAACAGCGTCAATATTTAGGTTGAAGCACAATAACCACGGTATAAATCATGGAGCTTTAATAGAAATTATAGGGCGAAACAACCGACGGGCTATAATTCAAACGGGTTGGATGGTTAATAGTGGTAGTGCTCCAAGACTTGTTACTGCATACCCCTATAAAGAGCCTTTAGATATACAATTTGATGCAGCACCTCAAAACATATCCCCTATTGGCCTAAAAGGGAATGCTAGGTGGAGTGATATATATCAGCGAACGAATGTTGCAGGAGAGCTAGCCGCTCAAGAGTGTATCCCAACTCCTATGACATTGGCTGAGTACTCTCCTATTTTTGATGGGGCTTGTGGTTTTGCTTGGGTTACTGTTCCAGACGCACGAAAAGGCATGGCTAGGTGGTTAAAAGATAATAATATTGGGCATCGGAATTACAAAAGTGGCTGGGATGTGCCAGCAAATCCGATACCAATACATGAAAATACTTGGGATATGCAGTCAATTGAACCGAAAAAAGCTTACGCTGAAGCTTTTGGAAAAGTGCTAAGAGATAACGGTATTGATTGTAAAGTTTCTAGTCGATTAGACTAGGTGCTTAATAATTTTAGAAAACGATGAGGTGACCTAAGCGCCTGTTGTTGCTGTATAACTTCCAGTAAAATTGGCTTGTTTAAATCTCAAGAAATGCAGGCTTTGTTAGAGTTTCTTCATCTCCTTTAATTTTGAATATGCTTCCATGTATGAATATGAAGTTTGATCTATACCAGAGTTAAATGAGGCATTTTCAACAGATATAAACGAGCAGATTAAAAGTACAATGCCCTTTAACAGCCAGCGAGGAAATTTTTTTTCATTTTGGCTTACGGCAAAGCTTGGATCATTTGAAGCAGTTCTTCCTTGGAAATTCATAAATGATGTAGTGAGGCTTAAATTTTTCAGAATTTTGATTTTATGATTAGGCAGTTTGGCTAAATATTCTCTAAAATTATTTAGGTCTAATTTTTCTTGCTCTTTGGCTAGTACTTTAAGTGTTTTAATACAACTACCTTTAAGTTTTCTTTTATCCTTTAGTGGCCTTGATGCATCTGCAATTAGTCGTTTTACAAGAGTTTTATTTGTAGCTTCGCCACAAAACTCAACCAGCTTTCTTATTTCATCCAAAAGATCTTTACCCACTATAATTGTCTCAAGATCGATATCAAGCTTAACGAGAAAGCTTGTGACACGACGGCTTCGCTTGATTACGGATATAGATAAACCTAATTCTTTAGCAAAAGTGTGACCTTTCCCCTGAAATTAGTACCACTTCTTCAATGAGATAATTCATATTAAGCAGCCCGTTTCGCGAACTCAACAGGTGATAAATAATTCAGTGAGCTATGCGGTCGAACATGGTTGTAGTGCTCACGCCATTTATCGATTAAATGACTCGCTATCCGCTTTCTATCCGAAGGCTTTACCACTTTTTTGAAAGTACATCCTTCATTCCTTCTACTTCAAGCAGCTTTTCCGCTAATAGCCGTTTGAGCTTATTGTTTTCAGCTTCAAGCGCTTTAAGACGTTTTGCT
This Thalassotalea euphylliae DNA region includes the following protein-coding sequences:
- a CDS encoding DUF6883 domain-containing protein, producing the protein MNQPFAFFFDADHSELGSYYGPPCTSKIVSAAESSAQIVNTQVLRGDIMPYLLANKISEVSKGKSKSTSSFMVSHSMSLDKELYKLILCDFSESLDEGWNTVDTVNFPFKMARTNIWCIVLTSISQELAAEIDQKTNTYLPYLGACLIDTGNPLHLRLFQLQLMDGAFIQNNQFYYRSDYIDDYEEDLSSAESYGSMSKPILLEPENFVAKAPHSIEASTTSIRGALSMARINGKSQPTHSQKVARELLDYLQGNPEIEDVYYKVNFNHKYGDFVCEKNKVKNYLLNLDHSDGGSKAKFFINTLGIKREDWRYLADQISGAMKTASIFRLKHNNHGINHGALIEIIGRNNRRAIIQTGWMVNSGSAPRLVTAYPYKEPLDIQFDAAPQNISPIGLKGNARWSDIYQRTNVAGELAAQECIPTPMTLAEYSPIFDGACGFAWVTVPDARKGMARWLKDNNIGHRNYKSGWDVPANPIPIHENTWDMQSIEPKKAYAEAFGKVLRDNGIDCKVSSRLD
- a CDS encoding integrase core domain-containing protein is translated as MVKPSDRKRIASHLIDKWREHYNHVRPHSSLNYLSPVEFAKRAA